A region from the Eretmochelys imbricata isolate rEreImb1 chromosome 16, rEreImb1.hap1, whole genome shotgun sequence genome encodes:
- the HDHD3 gene encoding haloacid dehalogenase-like hydrolase domain-containing protein 3, producing MLRLRLLTWDVKDTLLRLRHPVGENYSAAAQVHKVHVQPEALSKSFHQAYKAQSKHFPNYGLSQGLSSKQWWVDVVKQTFRLAGVHEDRLLTTISESLYQEFCSAQNWELLPGARETLRQCHQLGIRMAVISNFDKRLEKILSHCNLRHHFEFVLTSEEAGFAKPDQRIFQKALHISGVAPQQAAHVGDNYVKDYRAARDVGMHSFLLTRAGRANPWELEVPKQHILPSLTHLLSVIEKG from the coding sequence ATGCTTCGGCTCCGGCTGTTAACATGGGACGTGAAGGACACGCTGCTCCGGCTCCGGCACCCAGTAGGAGAGAATTACTCTGCTGCGGCGCAAGTTCACAAAGTCCATGTGCAGCCTGAGGCTCTCAGTAAGTCTTTCCATCAGGCATACAAAGCCCAGAGCAAGCACTTCCCCAACTATGGCCTGAGCCAGGGGCTAAGCTCCAAGCAGTGGTGGGTGGATGTTGTCAAACAGACCTTCAGACTCGCTGGTGTCCATGAAGACAGGCTTCTCACCACCATTTCGGAAAGCCTCTATCAGGAGTTCTGCAGTGCACAGAACTGGGAGTTGTTACCAGGTGCCAGGGAGACTCTGAGGCAGTGCCATCAGCTGGGCATCCGTATGGCTGTAATCTCCAACTTTGACAAGAGGCTGGAGAAGATTCTGTCTCACTGCAACCTCAGGCACCATTTTGAATTTGTCTTGACCTCAGAGGAGGCTGGCTTTGCCAAGCCAGACCAGCGGATCTTTCAGAAGGCGCTGCACATCTCTGGGGTAGCTCCCCAGCAGGCGGCTCACGTGGGGGACAATTATGTGAAGGATTATAGGGCAGCCAGAGATGTGGGCATGCATAGCTTCCTGCTCACGAGGGCTGGGCGTGCAAACCCTTGGGAGCTAGAGGTACCCAAGCAGCACATCCTGCCTTCACTTACCCACTTGCTGTCTGTTATCGAGAAGGGTTAA